A section of the Marinimicrobium koreense genome encodes:
- the rnhB gene encoding ribonuclease HII — protein MSVVLEPFESAYTGPWLAGVDEVGRGPLAGDVVAAAVILDPQQPIDGLNDSKKLTEKRRERLFDEIQQKAAAWCIARASVAEIDRLNILQASLLAMTRAVEGLASPPEHVLVDGNRLPKWAYSAEAVVKGDSRHPAISAASILAKVARDREMVAFDQQYPGYGFAEHKGYPTKTHMAALDTLGVTPIHRTSYAPIRERLEQIELF, from the coding sequence ATGAGCGTGGTTTTGGAACCGTTTGAATCGGCGTACACTGGCCCTTGGCTCGCCGGCGTGGATGAGGTGGGACGAGGGCCCTTGGCGGGCGACGTTGTGGCCGCGGCGGTGATTCTGGACCCCCAGCAACCGATTGATGGCTTGAACGATTCAAAGAAACTCACCGAGAAGCGGCGCGAGCGGTTGTTCGATGAGATTCAACAGAAGGCCGCGGCCTGGTGTATCGCCCGGGCGTCGGTGGCGGAGATTGATCGGCTCAATATTCTGCAGGCGAGTCTGTTGGCGATGACCCGCGCGGTAGAGGGCTTGGCGTCGCCGCCGGAGCATGTGCTGGTGGATGGGAACCGTCTGCCGAAGTGGGCGTATTCGGCGGAGGCGGTAGTGAAGGGCGATAGTCGTCACCCGGCGATCAGTGCGGCGTCGATTCTGGCCAAGGTGGCGCGGGATCGTGAGATGGTGGCATTCGATCAGCAGTATCCGGGCTATGGATTCGCGGAGCACAAGGGCTACCCGACCAAAACCCACATGGCGGCGCTGGACACCCTTGGTGTCACACCCATCCACCGCACCTCCTACGCCCCAATCCGCGAACGCCTGGAGCAGATTGAACTCTTTTAA
- the lpxB gene encoding lipid-A-disaccharide synthase, whose translation MEVQSHQTSTSSRGRRQIGIVVGEASGDILGAALMKALRKHYPDCEFSGIGGPRMLEQGFHSFFPMDRLSVMGLIDPLKRLPELLKIRKFLKNHFTEQPPAVFIGVDSPDFTLNIERHLRSAGVPTVHYVSPSVWAWRQGRIKGIARSVDLMLTLLPFEAAFYEQHQVPVAFVGHHLADEIPLEVDAMGARAALRIDHKGPLVALLPGSRSGEVEQLGPLFLKAARLCREHRPNLQFVIPAASPERYRQIYHQLSEFVDLPVHLVQGQSQQAMAAADVALISSGTTALEAMLLKTPMVVAYKMARLSYAILSRMLKTKYVSLPNLLADLALVPELLQDAATPEALSAAVLDYIDHPEQTEALVETFTDMHRNLARNASEKAAAAIAELVEARSR comes from the coding sequence ATGGAAGTGCAGAGCCACCAGACATCGACCTCATCCCGTGGCCGACGGCAGATTGGTATCGTGGTAGGCGAAGCCTCCGGGGACATTCTTGGCGCAGCGCTGATGAAAGCGTTGCGAAAGCATTACCCGGACTGCGAATTCTCGGGCATTGGCGGACCGCGTATGCTCGAGCAGGGATTCCACTCGTTTTTCCCGATGGACCGACTGTCGGTCATGGGCTTGATCGACCCGCTCAAGCGCCTGCCGGAACTGCTGAAAATCCGCAAGTTTCTGAAAAACCATTTTACCGAGCAGCCGCCTGCGGTCTTCATTGGAGTCGACTCCCCGGATTTCACCCTCAATATCGAACGGCACCTGCGCTCGGCGGGCGTGCCCACGGTGCACTACGTCAGCCCCTCGGTCTGGGCCTGGCGCCAGGGGCGGATCAAAGGCATTGCCCGCAGTGTCGATCTGATGCTCACCCTGTTGCCCTTTGAGGCGGCCTTCTACGAGCAACATCAGGTCCCCGTGGCCTTTGTCGGCCACCACCTGGCCGATGAAATTCCGCTGGAGGTTGATGCCATGGGCGCCCGGGCGGCCCTGCGAATCGATCACAAAGGCCCCTTGGTCGCACTGCTGCCGGGCAGCCGCAGTGGCGAGGTAGAGCAGCTCGGCCCCCTGTTTCTGAAGGCGGCCCGGCTGTGCCGGGAGCACCGGCCCAACCTGCAGTTTGTGATTCCCGCCGCCAGTCCCGAACGCTACCGGCAGATTTATCATCAGTTGTCCGAGTTTGTGGATCTACCGGTCCACCTGGTGCAAGGGCAGTCCCAGCAGGCCATGGCGGCCGCCGATGTTGCGTTGATTTCCTCCGGCACCACGGCGCTGGAAGCCATGTTGCTCAAAACGCCCATGGTAGTGGCCTACAAAATGGCCCGCTTGTCCTACGCGATCCTGTCCCGCATGCTCAAAACGAAGTATGTCTCGCTGCCCAACCTGCTGGCCGACCTTGCCCTGGTGCCGGAACTGCTTCAGGACGCGGCCACACCCGAAGCGCTGAGTGCGGCGGTGTTGGACTATATCGATCACCCGGAGCAGACGGAGGCGCTGGTGGAGACGTTCACGGACATGCACCGGAACCTCGCCCGCAACGCCAGTGAAAAAGCCGCAGCGGCCATTGCAGAGCTGGTGGAGGCCCGGTCCCGATGA
- the lpxA gene encoding acyl-ACP--UDP-N-acetylglucosamine O-acyltransferase — translation MRTALIHPTAIIHSDARLAPDVEVGPWTIIGADVEIGSGTVIESHVVIKGPTRIGAHNHIYQFSTIGEATPDLKYNGEPTRLVIGDHNIIREGVTIHRGTVQDRSETTIGDHNLLMAYVHIGHDSVVGNHCILVNNTALAGHVHIGDWAILSGFTLVHQYCHIGAHSFTGMGTALGKDLPAYVMANGNPAEAKSINAEGLKRRGFDKSEVATIQKAFKILYRRGLTLGEALTELEAMATDCEVLGVMVDSIRNSSRGIVR, via the coding sequence GTGAGAACAGCGTTGATTCACCCCACTGCGATTATTCATTCTGATGCCCGCTTGGCGCCCGACGTGGAAGTCGGTCCCTGGACGATAATCGGTGCTGATGTCGAGATCGGCTCGGGGACGGTAATTGAGTCTCATGTCGTCATCAAGGGACCGACCCGCATCGGCGCACACAACCATATCTATCAGTTCTCGACCATTGGTGAAGCAACGCCGGATCTCAAATACAACGGTGAACCCACTCGGCTGGTCATCGGCGATCACAACATTATTCGTGAAGGGGTGACCATTCACCGCGGAACCGTGCAGGATCGTAGCGAGACCACCATCGGTGATCACAATCTGTTGATGGCCTATGTGCATATCGGGCATGACAGTGTCGTGGGAAACCACTGTATTCTGGTCAACAACACCGCCTTGGCGGGTCATGTCCACATTGGTGATTGGGCGATTCTCAGTGGATTCACCCTGGTGCATCAGTACTGCCACATTGGCGCCCACAGTTTTACCGGAATGGGCACCGCTTTAGGCAAAGATCTGCCGGCTTACGTCATGGCCAACGGCAATCCGGCCGAAGCCAAAAGTATTAACGCGGAAGGGCTCAAGCGCCGCGGCTTTGACAAATCGGAAGTGGCGACGATCCAAAAAGCGTTCAAAATTCTGTATCGCCGTGGGCTTACGCTCGGTGAGGCGCTGACCGAACTGGAAGCGATGGCGACCGATTGTGAGGTGCTCGGGGTGATGGTGGATTCTATACGGAACTCTTCACGCGGTATTGTTCGCTAG
- the fabZ gene encoding 3-hydroxyacyl-ACP dehydratase FabZ — MMDVREIREYLPHRYPFLLVDRVVELVEGESIVAYKNISVNEEVFNGHFPQSPVFPGVMILEALAQASGILGFKTMNKKPEDGSIYLFAGVDDVRFKRQVIPGDRLTLESRVVSVKRGIWKFECKATVDGVLAASANILCADRKV; from the coding sequence ATGATGGATGTACGAGAAATACGTGAATACTTGCCACACCGTTACCCGTTTCTTTTGGTGGATCGGGTCGTGGAATTGGTGGAAGGCGAGTCAATCGTCGCTTACAAAAACATTTCGGTCAACGAAGAGGTGTTCAACGGTCACTTCCCGCAAAGCCCGGTATTCCCTGGCGTGATGATTCTGGAAGCGCTGGCCCAGGCCTCGGGCATCCTTGGCTTTAAAACGATGAACAAAAAGCCGGAAGACGGCTCCATTTATCTGTTTGCGGGTGTGGATGATGTACGTTTCAAGCGCCAGGTTATTCCCGGCGATCGTCTGACGTTAGAGTCCCGGGTGGTTTCCGTGAAGCGGGGCATCTGGAAATTTGAGTGCAAGGCCACCGTCGATGGCGTTCTGGCGGCCTCCGCCAACATTCTGTGTGCGGACCGCAAGGTTTAA
- the lpxD gene encoding UDP-3-O-(3-hydroxymyristoyl)glucosamine N-acyltransferase: MSPTLTLAELAAWLDADFEGDGDCPLSGLGTLQSALPGQLSFIANPVYRKYLASTRASAVIMTPDLAAEYPGNKLLTANPYEAYARLTERFDDRPAVPTGCHPTAVIGDGCQLAEGVSIGPQATIGRQVVLAEGVEIGAGASIGDGCHIGAGTRIAARAVLYHDIRVGERCVIHSGAVIGADGFGFALTADGWLKIHQLGSVVIGSDVEIGAGTTVDRGALDDTRIADGVKIDNQVQIAHNVSIGRNTAIAGQAGIAGSTTVGENCTIAGGVGIVGHLTIADGVHVTAMSLVTHSLHKPGSYSSGTPLAPTREWRRNAVRFKQLNELATRLKKLDE, from the coding sequence GTGTCACCCACCTTGACTCTGGCAGAGCTGGCGGCGTGGCTGGATGCCGATTTTGAAGGCGATGGCGACTGCCCCCTGAGCGGGCTGGGGACGCTCCAGTCGGCTCTGCCAGGGCAGTTGAGTTTTATTGCCAACCCGGTTTATCGAAAGTATCTGGCGAGCACGCGTGCCTCGGCGGTCATCATGACCCCGGATCTGGCCGCAGAATACCCGGGTAACAAGCTTCTGACCGCCAACCCCTATGAGGCGTATGCCCGGCTGACAGAACGTTTCGATGACCGGCCGGCGGTACCCACTGGCTGTCATCCTACTGCCGTGATCGGCGATGGCTGCCAACTGGCGGAGGGAGTTAGCATCGGTCCCCAGGCGACAATTGGCCGGCAGGTGGTGCTGGCGGAAGGCGTCGAGATCGGGGCTGGAGCCAGCATTGGCGATGGCTGTCACATTGGCGCGGGAACGCGGATTGCCGCCCGCGCCGTCCTCTACCACGACATTCGCGTGGGGGAGCGCTGTGTGATCCACAGTGGCGCGGTCATTGGCGCAGACGGATTCGGATTTGCCCTCACCGCCGACGGCTGGTTGAAAATTCACCAGCTAGGCAGTGTTGTCATTGGTAGTGATGTTGAGATAGGCGCCGGAACGACCGTGGATCGGGGCGCGCTGGACGATACCCGAATCGCGGATGGCGTAAAAATCGACAATCAGGTGCAAATCGCTCACAACGTCTCGATCGGACGAAATACGGCCATTGCGGGACAAGCGGGTATTGCCGGAAGTACGACGGTAGGGGAGAATTGCACGATTGCTGGCGGAGTGGGCATTGTTGGCCATCTGACGATTGCCGATGGGGTACACGTTACGGCCATGAGCCTGGTCACGCACTCCCTTCACAAGCCTGGTTCCTATTCCTCCGGGACCCCACTGGCGCCCACCCGAGAGTGGCGTCGCAACGCTGTGCGATTTAAGCAATTGAACGAGCTGGCTACACGCCTGAAAAAGCTCGACGAATAG
- a CDS encoding OmpH family outer membrane protein codes for MLANAKKIALGLVLLLGSSVALAQGKVVVLDLQAAVLGTDKAQSRLESLEKDEDYVALRTRYQSLTSELQAFQEDAQKNGMTWSDEQKQAKQQEMRELREQYERTVQGLQGERQQVMQVIMQEMGEQTQSALAQLIEAEKIGLVLNSQSAFHASAEYDITDDLTDMLNKAN; via the coding sequence ATGTTGGCTAATGCAAAGAAAATCGCCCTCGGGCTGGTATTGCTCCTGGGTTCCTCCGTCGCGCTGGCGCAAGGTAAAGTCGTGGTCCTGGACCTGCAGGCCGCCGTGCTTGGCACCGATAAAGCACAATCGCGTCTGGAAAGCCTGGAAAAGGACGAGGATTACGTCGCTCTGCGCACCCGTTACCAGAGTCTGACCTCTGAGTTGCAGGCGTTTCAGGAGGATGCCCAGAAAAACGGCATGACCTGGTCCGATGAGCAGAAGCAGGCCAAGCAACAGGAAATGCGCGAGCTGCGTGAGCAGTATGAGCGTACCGTGCAGGGGCTCCAAGGCGAGCGCCAGCAGGTGATGCAGGTCATCATGCAGGAAATGGGCGAGCAGACTCAGTCAGCCCTGGCGCAGTTGATCGAAGCGGAAAAAATCGGCCTGGTGCTGAACAGCCAGAGCGCGTTCCACGCCTCAGCAGAGTATGACATCACCGATGACCTGACTGACATGCTGAACAAGGCCAACTGA
- the bamA gene encoding outer membrane protein assembly factor BamA — translation MMRVWMRVMSLVAALLLSAVVQAQSFQISDIRVEGLQRVSAGTVFSALPLRVGDQVTSEDIRMATRSLFQVGYFADVAMGRDGDVLVVKLEERPAINEITIEGNKVIKTEDLMGSLRDSDLFEGQIFQRATLEGISQALEREYIGQGRYGASVDIEVEDLPRNQVKVTVNVNEGKPARIKGINIVGNDVYSEEELLEGFELKSSGWLSWITGDDKYSREKLTGDIETLESFYLDRGYLSFRIDSTQVALSPDKSKIYITLNVSEGEIYKVSEVELAGDLKLPEPLVRRMIMLREGDDFSQILMTNSSEYITQRLGNEGYTFAEVEGIPEKNEEDKTVKVTFFVDPGQRAYVRRINFKGNTKTIDEVLRREMRQMEGGAASNSQIEHSKIRLDRLGFFKEVNVETNEVPGTSDQVDVEYTVEEQPSGSMGLQIGYAEYSGLLLSANIQQNNWFGTGKQVGFSLSNSRFRTAYNFSYNDPYFTKDGVSRGINLYYTKSDFANFGVAGYSTDTYGARLSFGYPISEIERIGFSFEARDLTVKPSASSPREIIRTPVIGEGAPYITQTELEQMREDIAMGRDFPDGYSDNRVTESVLGEPGYLDLYGNEFQDGLVGFNYVKSTLNRGMLATRGTSQRFSIEAAVPGGDLEYYKIQFQGETYKPLTRALTLKLRTNLGFVDSYGDTELPFFEHFYAGGFGSVRGFERNSLGPRSTPAERSYTVPFAWDDANGDGVISDSETSSGYLLCEDQEAFGENYDLDALKCNPGELVTQYGVRQSQLSNRNSRYDAFGGNIQVEAGAEILFPLPFIKDQRMLQSSFFVEAGNVFSTTCSERQRNCYEPDIDRLSASAGFGLTWITGFGPLTFAVARPINENEEDKAEFFQFSLGGSF, via the coding sequence ATGATGCGAGTTTGGATGCGAGTGATGAGTCTGGTGGCCGCCCTGTTGCTATCGGCAGTGGTGCAGGCCCAGAGTTTTCAGATCAGTGACATTCGGGTGGAAGGCTTGCAGAGGGTGTCTGCCGGTACCGTGTTCAGCGCCCTGCCTCTGCGCGTGGGCGATCAGGTGACCTCTGAAGATATCCGGATGGCCACCCGCTCGCTGTTTCAGGTGGGCTACTTTGCCGATGTTGCCATGGGCCGGGACGGCGATGTTCTGGTGGTGAAGCTCGAAGAGCGTCCAGCCATTAACGAAATCACCATTGAGGGAAACAAGGTCATCAAAACCGAAGACCTGATGGGCAGTCTTCGCGATAGCGATCTGTTTGAAGGCCAGATTTTTCAGCGCGCTACTCTGGAAGGGATCAGCCAGGCGTTGGAGCGAGAGTACATCGGGCAGGGTCGCTACGGTGCCTCGGTGGATATTGAGGTGGAGGATCTGCCTCGCAACCAGGTGAAGGTGACCGTCAACGTCAATGAGGGCAAGCCGGCGCGGATCAAGGGCATCAATATTGTCGGCAACGACGTTTACAGTGAAGAAGAGTTGCTGGAAGGCTTTGAACTCAAATCCTCAGGCTGGCTTTCATGGATTACCGGGGACGATAAATACTCCCGGGAAAAGCTCACCGGCGATATTGAAACCCTGGAGTCCTTTTACCTGGATCGCGGCTACCTGAGTTTTCGTATTGATTCCACCCAGGTGGCGTTGAGCCCGGACAAGTCCAAAATCTATATCACCCTGAATGTTTCCGAAGGCGAGATTTACAAAGTCAGTGAAGTGGAGCTGGCCGGTGACCTGAAATTGCCGGAACCCCTGGTTCGGCGCATGATCATGCTGCGAGAGGGTGACGATTTTTCCCAGATCCTGATGACCAACTCATCCGAGTACATTACCCAGCGCCTGGGCAATGAAGGCTACACCTTTGCGGAAGTGGAGGGGATTCCCGAGAAGAACGAAGAAGACAAGACGGTCAAGGTGACCTTCTTTGTGGATCCGGGTCAGCGGGCCTACGTGCGCCGTATCAATTTCAAGGGCAATACCAAGACGATCGATGAGGTGCTGCGTCGGGAGATGCGGCAGATGGAAGGCGGTGCCGCCTCCAACTCCCAGATCGAGCACTCGAAGATCCGTCTGGATCGCCTCGGCTTCTTCAAAGAGGTCAACGTTGAAACCAACGAGGTTCCCGGCACCAGCGATCAAGTCGATGTGGAGTACACCGTCGAAGAGCAGCCCTCCGGCAGTATGGGGTTGCAGATCGGTTACGCGGAGTACAGCGGCTTGCTGCTGTCGGCGAACATTCAGCAGAACAACTGGTTTGGCACCGGTAAGCAGGTGGGATTCTCCCTGAGTAACAGCCGCTTCCGGACCGCCTATAACTTCAGCTACAACGACCCCTATTTCACCAAAGACGGGGTCAGTCGCGGCATCAACCTCTACTACACCAAAAGTGACTTCGCCAACTTTGGTGTGGCCGGTTATAGCACGGACACCTATGGTGCGCGACTGAGTTTTGGTTACCCGATCTCGGAAATCGAGCGTATCGGGTTCAGCTTTGAGGCGCGCGACCTGACAGTCAAGCCGTCGGCATCGTCTCCGCGAGAAATCATCCGTACTCCCGTGATCGGCGAGGGGGCTCCCTATATCACTCAAACTGAACTCGAGCAGATGCGGGAAGACATCGCCATGGGTCGCGACTTCCCCGATGGTTACAGTGATAACCGGGTGACCGAGTCTGTATTGGGCGAGCCAGGGTATCTTGATCTGTATGGCAATGAGTTTCAGGATGGGCTGGTCGGTTTCAATTACGTCAAGTCGACCCTGAACCGCGGGATGCTCGCGACTCGAGGCACCTCGCAGCGATTCTCCATTGAGGCGGCGGTTCCCGGTGGGGACCTCGAGTACTACAAGATCCAGTTCCAGGGCGAGACCTACAAACCCCTCACCCGTGCTCTGACCCTGAAACTGCGCACCAATCTCGGGTTTGTGGACAGCTACGGGGATACCGAGCTGCCGTTCTTTGAACACTTTTACGCCGGTGGCTTCGGCTCGGTGCGCGGGTTTGAGCGCAACAGCCTCGGTCCGCGGTCAACGCCGGCAGAGCGCTCCTATACCGTGCCCTTTGCCTGGGACGATGCCAATGGCGATGGCGTCATCTCTGACAGCGAAACCTCCTCTGGCTACCTGTTGTGTGAAGATCAGGAAGCCTTTGGTGAGAACTATGACCTGGACGCGCTCAAGTGTAATCCCGGCGAACTGGTCACCCAGTACGGCGTGCGGCAAAGCCAGTTGAGCAACCGCAACAGCCGCTACGATGCCTTTGGCGGTAACATTCAGGTTGAAGCCGGCGCGGAGATTCTGTTCCCGCTGCCGTTCATCAAAGACCAGCGTATGCTGCAGTCCAGCTTCTTTGTGGAGGCGGGCAACGTGTTCAGCACCACCTGCTCTGAGCGCCAGCGCAACTGTTACGAACCGGATATTGATCGGCTTAGTGCCTCCGCCGGTTTTGGTCTGACCTGGATTACCGGGTTTGGTCCGCTGACCTTCGCGGTGGCCCGCCCAATCAACGAAAACGAGGAAGACAAAGCGGAATTTTTCCAGTTTTCTTTGGGTGGATCCTTCTAA
- the rseP gene encoding sigma E protease regulator RseP has protein sequence MALIQTIIWFLVALVILVAVHEFGHFYVARRCGVKVLRFSIGFGRVLWRRTDRQGTEYALAAIPLGGYVKMLDEREGEVPEEELHRSFNRKNVWQRIAIVAAGPVANFILAILLFWLLMIPGTREPIPIVGDVEPGSVAAQAGLEAGQEILAVDGEPTPTWQALHQQLLRRLGETGTIQFLVKYPGSDLQYMSQAPLDDWLRGAEEPDPVAGLGLTLDRPEPLAILGQIVPDSPAERAGLMSGDRIISVDGESVSGWSEWVDYVRARPGQEIQMTVERDGGQTSLSVTPETIEEDGERFGRVGVGIQPQPWPEERIRTYHYGLVESFVAGVDRTWETAGFVLLSVKKLVVGEISTKNLSGPITIAKVAGDSAESGWKSFVGFVALLSIFLGVFNLLPIPVLDGGHLLYYAIEVVKGSPVSDRVQQVGYQIGLVMVVGLMVLAFYNDIMRL, from the coding sequence GTGGCTCTTATTCAGACAATAATCTGGTTTCTGGTCGCCCTGGTCATTCTGGTGGCTGTGCATGAGTTTGGGCATTTCTATGTCGCTCGCCGCTGTGGCGTCAAGGTCCTGCGGTTCTCCATCGGTTTTGGCCGAGTGCTCTGGCGCCGGACAGACCGCCAGGGCACGGAGTATGCGTTGGCTGCCATACCGTTGGGTGGCTACGTTAAAATGCTGGATGAGCGCGAAGGTGAAGTGCCAGAAGAGGAGCTGCACCGCTCGTTCAATCGGAAAAACGTCTGGCAGCGCATCGCCATTGTCGCGGCCGGGCCGGTGGCCAACTTCATTCTGGCAATTCTGCTGTTCTGGTTGTTGATGATCCCCGGCACCCGGGAGCCGATTCCGATTGTCGGCGATGTTGAGCCGGGGTCGGTTGCCGCTCAGGCGGGTCTGGAGGCCGGTCAGGAGATTTTGGCCGTGGATGGCGAGCCCACCCCAACCTGGCAGGCACTGCATCAGCAATTGCTGCGTCGCCTGGGCGAGACCGGCACGATTCAATTCCTGGTGAAGTATCCCGGCTCGGATCTGCAGTATATGTCCCAGGCGCCGCTTGATGACTGGCTGCGGGGCGCTGAAGAGCCGGATCCGGTGGCCGGGCTGGGGCTGACTCTGGATCGGCCCGAGCCGCTGGCGATCCTCGGACAGATTGTGCCGGACAGCCCGGCAGAGCGAGCGGGATTGATGTCCGGTGACCGTATTATCAGTGTCGACGGCGAATCGGTGTCGGGCTGGTCCGAGTGGGTGGATTACGTTCGGGCCCGACCCGGACAAGAAATCCAGATGACCGTGGAACGCGATGGCGGTCAGACGAGTCTATCGGTGACGCCCGAGACGATCGAGGAAGATGGAGAACGCTTTGGCCGCGTCGGCGTGGGCATTCAGCCACAGCCGTGGCCGGAAGAGCGAATCAGGACCTATCATTACGGGCTCGTGGAATCCTTCGTGGCGGGCGTGGACCGCACCTGGGAGACTGCCGGCTTTGTACTGCTCTCCGTGAAGAAACTGGTGGTGGGCGAAATTTCGACGAAAAACTTGAGTGGCCCCATCACCATTGCTAAGGTGGCCGGCGATTCCGCCGAGAGTGGCTGGAAAAGCTTTGTGGGCTTTGTGGCGCTGCTCAGTATCTTCCTCGGGGTGTTCAACCTGTTGCCGATTCCGGTGCTCGATGGTGGCCATTTGCTGTACTACGCCATTGAGGTGGTGAAAGGCAGCCCGGTTTCTGATCGTGTTCAGCAGGTCGGATATCAGATTGGCCTGGTGATGGTGGTCGGGCTCATGGTGCTGGCGTTCTACAACGATATTATGCGCCTCTGA
- the ispC gene encoding 1-deoxy-D-xylulose-5-phosphate reductoisomerase, translating to MQLVTILGASGSIGSSTLDVLARHPDRYRVYALTAFSQWRKLADACLTHQPRYAVVVEPAEAEALQAWLKAKGSETEVLSGTQALSEVAAAPAVDTVMAAIVGAAGLVPTLAAVEAGKKVLLANKEALVMAGGLFTRAVEQHRATLLPIDSEHNAIFQCLPAHPQDCLSEGLATCGVRKILLTASGGPFREYSRQQLEAVTPEQACAHPNWSMGQKISVDSATLMNKGLELIEACWLFRARPEQIEVVVHPQSVIHSMVEYVDGSVLAQLGNPDMRTPIAHALAWPERIASGVSGLDMITTARLDFEAPDLDRFSALRLAVEAARQGGTAPAVLNAANEVAVAAFLQRQIGFTDIPKVIESVLERVPVTEPEDLLVVQTADQEARRLAQSLIKAR from the coding sequence ATGCAGCTTGTTACTATTTTGGGCGCATCCGGATCAATCGGCAGCAGCACCCTGGACGTATTGGCCCGACACCCTGATCGCTACCGGGTATATGCGCTCACCGCGTTTTCCCAGTGGCGCAAGCTGGCCGACGCCTGCCTCACCCACCAGCCCCGCTATGCGGTCGTGGTCGAACCCGCTGAAGCCGAGGCTCTACAGGCGTGGCTGAAAGCCAAGGGCAGCGAGACCGAAGTCCTGTCGGGTACTCAGGCTCTGAGTGAAGTTGCGGCAGCGCCTGCCGTTGATACCGTCATGGCGGCCATCGTCGGGGCGGCCGGTCTGGTGCCGACCCTGGCGGCGGTAGAGGCTGGTAAAAAGGTGTTGCTGGCCAACAAAGAAGCACTGGTCATGGCCGGTGGCCTCTTCACCCGGGCGGTCGAGCAGCATCGTGCGACACTGTTACCCATCGATAGCGAGCACAACGCCATTTTCCAGTGTTTACCCGCCCACCCTCAGGATTGCCTGAGTGAAGGCCTGGCGACTTGTGGTGTGCGGAAGATACTCTTGACGGCCTCCGGCGGTCCTTTTCGAGAGTATTCCCGCCAACAGCTCGAGGCCGTTACCCCAGAGCAGGCTTGTGCCCACCCGAACTGGAGCATGGGGCAAAAAATTTCCGTTGATTCTGCCACCCTGATGAACAAGGGGCTGGAACTGATCGAGGCGTGCTGGCTGTTCCGCGCCCGACCCGAGCAGATTGAGGTGGTTGTCCACCCGCAGAGCGTTATTCATTCCATGGTTGAGTACGTGGACGGTTCGGTGCTGGCCCAATTGGGGAACCCGGATATGCGCACTCCCATTGCTCACGCGCTGGCCTGGCCCGAGCGCATCGCCTCGGGCGTTTCTGGCCTGGACATGATCACTACCGCGCGGCTGGACTTTGAAGCGCCGGATCTGGACCGTTTTTCGGCCCTGAGGCTGGCGGTGGAAGCGGCCCGGCAGGGCGGAACGGCGCCCGCGGTGCTCAACGCGGCCAATGAGGTGGCGGTAGCGGCATTTCTGCAGCGTCAGATCGGCTTTACCGATATCCCCAAGGTGATCGAATCCGTGCTTGAGCGGGTACCTGTGACTGAACCTGAGGACCTGCTGGTGGTCCAAACCGCGGATCAGGAGGCCAGACGCCTGGCGCAATCCCTGATCAAAGCACGCTGA
- a CDS encoding phosphatidate cytidylyltransferase codes for MLKQRVITAVLLAGVFVAALVFLPGPLFSAFAATITLIGAWEWANLSGLSKRWQRGVYVLAVGALLGLGAAYLGVHHLPDQALDSRELMESQSLAFRNILMVGCIWWALALLWVQGYPSSALLWHSRWMRALMGFFVLVPAWAGLSYLRVQDSGLWLLVLLVAIVACADIGGYFAGRRWGKHKLAVSVSPGKTWEGFAGGVAANILLALLVGYFWQGSVLFWLAIILPTSLVSVLGDLLESMVKRQRGIKDSSALLPGHGGVLDRVDSLTSAAPVFALALLAGGWPQG; via the coding sequence ATGCTTAAGCAACGAGTGATTACGGCGGTTCTGCTGGCCGGTGTTTTTGTCGCCGCGCTGGTGTTTTTGCCGGGGCCACTTTTCTCCGCCTTTGCCGCCACCATTACCCTGATCGGGGCCTGGGAGTGGGCCAATCTGTCCGGCCTGTCAAAGCGCTGGCAACGCGGGGTCTATGTGTTGGCGGTCGGAGCCTTGCTGGGCCTGGGCGCGGCGTATCTGGGCGTTCATCATCTACCGGATCAGGCCCTTGATAGTCGCGAGCTGATGGAAAGCCAGAGTCTGGCGTTTCGCAATATTCTGATGGTGGGCTGTATCTGGTGGGCGCTGGCATTGCTATGGGTACAGGGTTACCCCAGTAGTGCATTGCTTTGGCACAGTCGCTGGATGCGGGCCCTGATGGGGTTCTTTGTTTTGGTGCCCGCCTGGGCGGGGCTCTCGTACCTGCGCGTTCAGGACAGTGGGCTGTGGCTGCTGGTGTTGTTGGTGGCAATTGTGGCCTGTGCGGACATCGGCGGCTACTTTGCCGGGCGTCGGTGGGGCAAACATAAATTGGCGGTCAGCGTCAGTCCGGGCAAAACCTGGGAAGGGTTTGCCGGTGGCGTTGCGGCCAATATCCTGCTGGCGCTGCTGGTCGGGTATTTCTGGCAGGGCAGTGTACTGTTCTGGCTGGCGATCATTCTGCCGACCAGCCTGGTGTCGGTGCTCGGTGATCTGCTCGAGAGCATGGTCAAACGCCAGCGGGGTATCAAGGACAGCAGCGCGTTGCTGCCGGGCCATGGTGGCGTTCTCGATCGGGTCGACAGCCTGACGTCGGCGGCTCCGGTATTTGCCCTGGCGCTGCTGGCCGGCGGCTGGCCCCAGGGCTGA